The genomic region AGATGCACTTTGTACCCCTAGCATTAAAAAGTTCCAAGAAATATCAGCTGTAGTTAGTATAACATACTTTGATTCACAGTGAGGGTCTTAATAGATTTGTTTTTGTTGGCAAAGATAATTTTACGGTGGTGGATCTTTTCCCTTATTTTCCCTTTTATCATGAACACATagctacagttgcaagaaaaagtatgtgaaccctttggaattacctggatttctgcataagttggtcataaaatgtgttctgatcttcatctaagtcacaacaatagacaaacacagtctgcttaaactaataccacacaaacaattatatgttttcatgtttttattgaacacaccatgtaaacattcacagtgcagggtggaaaaagtatgtgaacccctaggctaaagacttcttcaagagctaattggagtccggagtcagccaacctggagtccaatcaatgagacgagattggaggtgttggttaaagctgccatgccctataaaaaatacacaccagttttgaatttgctattctcaagaagcattgccagatgtgaaccatgcctcgcacaaaagagctctcagaagacctacgattaagaattgttgacttgcataaagctggaaagggttccaaaagtatctctgaaagccttgatgttcatcagtccacggtaagacaaagtgtctataaatggagaaagttcagcactgttgctactttcCCTAGGAGTgaccgtcctgtaaagatgactgcaagagcacagcgcagaatgctcaatgaggtgaagaagaatcctcgagtgtcagctagagacttaaagacatctctggcacatgctaacatctctgttgacgaatctacgatacgtaaaacactgaacaagaatggagttcatgggaggacaccacggaggaagccactgctgtccagaaaaaacattgctgcacgtttgaagtttgcaaaagagcacctggatgttccacagcactactggcaacatattctgtggacagatgaaaccaaagttgagttgtttggaaggaacacacaacgctatgtgtggagaatccaaagggttcacatactttctcTTGCAACTGTACTTAAATCCCTGTATGACGCAGCCTATAATCTCATGAACAAGTGCTTGATGGTACACCTCTGCTTGTCTCCACTGCTACCTTGTTTGTTATGAagcctcaatcacaataattctCTCAGcaaaatgtttcaataatacattttatcatAGTATTACTGATTGAATGTGATGATCCGTGTGGATTTCAGTCAAGCTCAACTAATAGACGATACATAATGTGTCTCCATGTGCGTCCTTGTAGTGGAGAGGTGTATGTGCACAATGCAGATCGGCACTCAGATGACCAAAATGAAGGGGAAGAAGAAAGGACTTGTCCGATTCTTTTACCTAGATGAACACAAGTCCTGCATCCGGTGGAGGCCCTCCAGGAAACATGACAAGGCTAAAAGTGAGTCATGAACAAACTGAGTTTCAATATTTATTTTGGCGGAGCTGAACATACAGTACAGCTGGCTGTCTTGAGTGggtttggtgtttggatttaGACATATAGATACAATTATTGAAAGTGTATCACATGGCGTGAAAACTTATGTTCTTCTCTAAACTTCTGTTTTAGCATATTTCGCCTATGTTTTTCTTTGGTTATGATGATGTTCTTAGCAACCAGTTTCTTGTAGTTTTACCAGGAAGCTCAGAGATGTTGATGTTTAGTTGATTGACCCCCAAGACATTTATTTTATCGTCTGTTTCAGTAACTATCGATTCCATCCATGAAGTATGTGAGGGGAAAAAGTCAGAGATGTTCAGGCGCTACGCAGACAACCGTTTCGACCCAAACTACTGCTTTAGTATTTACTACGGGGAGCGAGTGAAGTCCCTGGACTTGGTCTCCAACAACGCAGAGGAGGCCCGCACCTGGATCACCGGGCTCAAATACCTCATGGCTGGCATCAGTGATGAGGACAGTTTTACGAGGAGGCAACGCACCCGTGATCAATATCCTTTTTCCAGTTTCTCATGCACATGTTTAGTTTTTAAATGATTAATTATTACAAATACATCACTACTTGTCTAGGCTATCATAGAGGTAAACATAGCCACTTGTAGAAGAACAGCAGACATAAACTGATTCATGATCATGGCTTTGTTATGTTCTCCTTAAGTGCATCCTCACATGGTTACAGCAGACTTTCTCTGAGGCCGACAAAAACGGAGATGGCACCTTGAGCATTGGAGAGGTTCACCAGCTGCTCCACAAACTCAATGTGAATTTACCCAAGGAGAAAGTCAGGCAGATGTTTCAAGTAAGACAAAGGTTGATTATGCAAACTTACGTTACATATATCTACTGAGCATGACCCAAAGTCAAAGCGACCTCTGTAGCCTACTTTTATATCTTCAGAATGCATATTGCATAACTGGAAATATAGATTGTTTTCAATTGTGGCTACATGGCTACACTACAGATGACTACAGACTACAGATACTATAGATGTCTGTACATAATGTAGTGTAAATCCATCTGATACCTGTTTAGATATTTCAGTCTGAACCgaagtataaaataaaaaaataggttTGTGGATGGCAAATAAATTGCATCCAACAGAAAATGCTTTCAAACATAACTTAAACCCAGACAGCATCTGCAAGACAGGACCGTAAAGCAATTATTTTTTGATGTACTCTTTTTATGGGCAGACACACTTTCTGAATGTACAAACTGGCTACAGAAAGTAAAACCGGAAAGTAAAGTGGTAGAAGGTTTTTGATGTTTCCCTAAGAAGCCTATTCTTGTGTGATCTTCACATGATTTTATAGACGCGGTAAGATACAAGGATGGTGATAAAACCAGCAAACAAATATGTAATTACAGTATTTTGGCATGAAATTGCAAGAGAGTGCCACAGGAAAGCCATATGGCCTCCGCTGAACAGATGGCTTTAGTTTTACTGCAGTATTGCTTTAGTTCAGTAGctctctgtcctctcctcctgatAATGATGATAATCTCTGTGAAAGAGCTCCATCATgtttgatggagagagagatacaTATATCCTTCAGATGGGTCTACAGTGGTACATGTTTTCTTTGGCAGGGTTGTTATCTGAAATCACAAAATGTGAGTTATTTCTTGCTCATAAAATACTTGTTGTCGTTATCTGTAGGAAGCAGACACAGACGAGAACCAGGGCTCTCTGGGCTTTGAAGAATTCTGTGCGTTTTACAAGATGATTTCCACTCGCAGAGACCTCTACCTGATAATGATCTCCTACAGCAATCAGAAAGAAGTCCTGGATCTTCACGACCTTGCACGCTTTCTGGAAAACGAACAGAAGGTATACCAACAACATTTGTGTTATCATGTAAAGTTGTTCAACTCTACTTGACACttacacattcatggttttcCTCTAAAGCCATTCAATGTATTTTTGGTGTGAAGTTACATTCCGTATTGTAGTGTTCATTGTTGGATACAAATGTTTAGTTccaaaataatatataaaaagccaAACATGGCAAACAAAATATTATTTGTAAGGATTGATACATAATAACTCAAATGAACTATTATAGAACATTTCCTACTTCACAAAGCATGTATTTAACATATGTGTAAAATGTCAGATGAGGTAAGCCAAAAATAACATTTCCTGATGTTTTATTTGCAGATGCGAGGTTTGCCTAAAGAGTATCTAGTTGACATAGTAACCCAATTTGAGCCATGTCCTGAGAACCTGCAGCGAACAGTGCTGGGTATTGATGGTATGGGTAAATTGTTTATTACAACTATATAACAATGCATCAGTAATTTCACATTTGTCAATTAAACCTGAAATGCAATGAACAAACAAATAATACACCTGCACTGAATCTCCCTTTCTTTAGGTTTTACTAACTTCATGAGGAGTCCGGCAGGTGATATCTTCAACCCTGAGCACAATCAGGTGAACCAGGATATGACGCAGCCGCTGACCAACTACTTCATTGCCACTTCACACAACACGTACCTGACAGGAGACCAGCTGCTCTCTCAGTCTCGAGTGGAAATGTACGCCTATGTTCTGCAGGCAGGCTGTCGCTGTGTGGAGGGTAAGAGCCTAAAAACAGAACTGCAGCTCTCTTCACTGTTATTTTAGGACATTACAGACAATGTGACTCACTCATCCTTCATTATTTCTTCTTCTCTTATTTATTTCTCCCTTTGCAGTGGACTGCTGGGACGGGCCTGACGGGGAGCCCATTATTCATCACGGCTACACTTTGACATCCAAGATTCCATTTAAAGAAGTCATTGAGACAATTAACAAATATGCCTTCACAAAATCACCGTAAGTGGGGTACTGATCTTTGCAATCTTTCACAATAAACAGCATCTTTCATGTTGGTTCAGGTGTCATCACCTCGCCCCTCCAGGTACCCAGTGATCTTGTCCATAGAGAACCACTGCACTGTGCCTCAGCAAAAAAAGATGGCTGAGTATCTGAAGGAGGTGCTGCAGGACAAACTGGATCTGTCCGGTGTCAACGTTCATGAATCCAAGAGGCTGCCTTCCCCTGAGATTCTTAAAGGGAAGGTTTTGGTCAAGGTAAGTTGTTTTTGCAACATCTGCAGCCAAATACTGCTCAGGAGTATTAAACAAAGCACACAAACAAAACTGACTGGTAATATTCATTAATTCATTTATGTTTTCCAGGGTAAAAAGCTACCAGCAAACCTAGATCCTAGTGCAGAGGAGGGTGATGTGTCGGATGAAGACACTggtgatgaggaagaggaggaggaagaagatgacgatgatgatgatgataattcACAGGCAAAgatggattgatggatggatggatgacagacagacagacggacagacggatagatagacagacagacagacagacagacagacagacagacagacggatagacagacagacagacagacaaaaacacagaaacacacaacgacagacagacagacagacagactttcTTGATtggtaaaataatgtattatgtttGACTGTTTTAGGACGGTAGTATCGTTAACCCTACCGatcaaagaaaaaagaaaagacgatTTGACAAATCGATCATAGCGAGCTTCAAACGAAAGGTCAGCCGCTTGCTTATTCTCTAAACGCTTTTGAAAATGGCCCATTCTACAATTTCCCAGTTACTACAGATACTGCAAATAAAGTTTATTTTTTCAGAGGAAAAAAAGGTtacgagtgaaaaacaagacaATACCTGGTGGCGAGTCAGACCACAGCAAGGAGAAGGCACAAATAGTTTACCATCCCAAGTAAGACTGGTCATAGAATTAAGCACTTTTAGTCATTTCCTTTTCTTAATATTGTGAGTTATACTTACTGTATGTCTATATCTCTACTTTCAGGAAGAGGAAAACAATGAGGTTGTCCCGACATCTGTCGGACCTGGTCAAGTACACAAAATCAGTCCGTGTGCATGACATAGAAACACAAGgtaaagggtcttaaaaaatgtGAACATCAAAACATACATACAAATCTTACAGTCAATAAAATATTCAAGCAATGAATGTTTGATGTTGTGTTTATTCTATCTGCTAGCATTTGAAAACAGTTGGCAGGTATCATCCCTCAACGAGACTGTTATGAACCAGATCTTACAGCTGAAAGCAGCCGAGTTGGTCCGCTTCAACCAACGCCAACTTATAAGAGTCTACCCGTCCAACTACAGAGTGGACTCAAGCAACTTCAACCCACAACTGTACTGGAACGCAGGATGCCATATGGGTAAGACGGTCACAGAGACTGCAATGATGCCTACTTTAAAGTTACAGTGAGAGGTTGTATTAAGTCCTGCAGCAGTTTTTCAtttgttttcatgtattttattttagttGCACTGAATTATCAAACAGAGGGCCGGATGCTTGATCTGAACCGAGCCAAGTTCTCAAGCAATGGGAACTGTGGATATATTCTAAGGCCAAAGGTCATGTGTAAAGGTATGTGCATATACAGATTGCCTAAAGTGAAAGACAACTGTCTTTGTGGGGTAGttaattgagttttctttttttctcaggTGCCTTTAACCCCATGTTAGAAAGTCCCCTACAAGGAACCAGAAAGATTCAGTTAGTGCTGAAGATCATCAGCGGACAGCAGATTCCTAAACCCAAAGACTCAATGTTTGGGGACAGAGGAGAGGTGAACATGCTGCTCTTTTAAGAATATCTATTAAGACAATTGGACAAaccattaaaaaatatatttctcaTCACTAAAATGCTCTTTTACTCATGTTTCTCCTCTTGCAGATTATTGATCCCTATGTTGAGGTTGAGATAGTTGGTATAAATGTGGATTGCTCCAAGCAGCAGACCAAGGTGGTGGATGATAATGGTAagtcttatctcattatttcataAACAACCATCGTCCCAATAGTTTTTCTATTTGTGTGACAACTGTTTAACTGTCATTCAGGTTTCAATCCAATGTGGGAGGAGACCCTTGTCTATAACGTCAAAATGCCGCAGATCGCTCTGGTGCGTTTCCATGTGTGGGATCATAATCCTCTTGGACGAGAATTCATCGGACAGAGAACTGTTGCTCTCAGAAGCTTGATGCCAGGTAGATTACTTGATGGGATATCTGATATGCAGACTTTTGCGATGCGACAAACAATACCACGCTGCAATAAAGTAAATTAACCATtccaataaaataaatgtggcgtaacgtaaaaaatgtaatgtgcaGGTTATCGGCATGTGAACCTGGAGGGGATGGCGGAGTCATCCATCTTTGTTCATGTCGCTGTCAATGACATGTCATTAAAGGTAAGGTTATCTTAATTAAGTCAAATCAATTGTCATCTTTATCTGACAACACTGTCTTTAAACCTTTGGTGTCCTTTATGACACAGATGAAACCTGGAAATGCGGTGCATGCGGCCAGAAAACACATCCAAAAAGCAGCTCAGAAGCATATGAAGGGTCCTCAAAAGCAGCCTTCTCTAGACTCCTCTGTCCAGTCATCAGAAGACGGACGTGGTCTGTTCTTCCGCAAGGATCTGGATACCATTTCCCAGGACAGCAGGAATGGAGAAATATTTCCTCTGTTCCAAGGCCCAACAGCCAAGACTGCAATCCTAAAAGGGGCCATGAGTGAGCCATTGAGGCGGGCGCACCGAGTTAAAATTCATGAACCATCGGGGACAAGGAGGGGAATCTTCAGCCGGGTGTCCTCCACTGACTCCTACTACACGGGGGCTGCTCCCTGTGCAAAAGAGGATAGCTTTGACCTTGAGACCTCACCCCAGGCTTCCTGCGAGGTTCCTGACAGCCAAAACTCAATTCAAGAAGAGTGGGAGAATGAACTTGCTGAACCGCCAGAGTCACACTGTGCTGAGCAGGAGACAGTTCAGAGGCTTGAGCCAAAGCATCCTGAACAGTTCGAGGAATTACCAACAGGACCAGACCCAGACAAGTTCATTGCTATTAAACCTAAGCAACCAACAGACACTCAAAGTCAGCCTGATACACTCTCTCTGCCTCGGCCTCAGCTTCTGCCTAGACACATGCAACAGCATCTGCTTCAGCCCGAAGAAAAATCCTCTCCACTCATTGCTCCACCGTCCCCTGCCAGGATGAGACGGACTTTAGAGGCTCCAGCCACACCTAGACAGTTTACACCAATACGAACAAAGGCCCGCTCACGCAGTTGCCCTCGAAAATCAACTACATCTCCTCAGACACCTATGGTAACCCGCAGGCCTGCTGTCCCCTGGCAGACCCAAGGAGCACATAACAACAGCAGCTCCAGCAGCCAGGTGAGGCCAATCCCCAACGGCCTCCTCCTGTCTGACAGCACATCCAGCGGCAGTGGCGGCAGCACAGACAGCCTGGAGTTTCTTCCGTCCTGTGTGCCAGCTGGGGCAGAGTCACGTGAAGGCACCCTGCAGAGGGAGATGAAGGCCCTTTTTGACCAGAAGATGAGGGAGATTGGCTGTAAATCCCCAATGTTTCTAAATGGTGAGTCAGAAATGATGTGTCATAGTCTATATATACACTCTATGGTCATAGAAAGTAAATCAAAAGAATTGCAGATACAAATTTGGTTGACAGTATTAATCATGCAtttctttttttccctttaCGTTAGAACAAGCTGAGATTTGACTGGTCCTTCCGAAGACGATGAAGAGAGTAACAATACAACCACAAACGGTTGTTCGAAGAAATAATTGAGATTTTCTTTATAGATCAGTAGGAGAATACCACGAAATGTACACAATtagatatatttttttattgttataggCCCGCTGTAATGTTTACAATTAACACAGTTTGTATGCATgaaattgtttttttaaatacattgttGAATCATCTGACGCCATTGCCAACTGTACAAAACAGCATAACGCACTTATATAAAAGTAACAGTAAACTAAGCACACTAGCAATATTTGTTAGTCTTATTGTTAACAGTGATCACTGATTGTTTTTATCATATAAAATCCATCTGCTTTTTTATTGAAATGTTAGTAGtactattttaaaatcaataaaTTGCTTATTTTAATAAAATGTGAGTCCTGTTATTTGATATGCCgatgtaaaatattatttttcttCTGATGAATCTGATATATATTCAAGCAAGGGAGTTCAAGACCTACATTTAAGTTAACACTTCTGTCAAATGTTTAAGAAAATGCTCAGCTATCAAAACTAAAAGTAACTATTGTCAGATTTCCTAAGAATAAAACTATGTTCATGTTTTTTATGCTTTTTCTTTATCTATGACAACATTTTCTTGGGGTTTGTTCGCATTATTTGTCCTCAAGCGCAGAGTCAGTTCTTCAGTCAGCATGGTGCAGCAGGATTTCTGTAGGATcgacaaataaacaaacaataggTAAACAAATAattcatcaatatgttttaatttAATGTCAATCGTTTTTTAGATGAGATAGATTTATTCAGACAAATGAGAGTCTGCATTTTCTTGTTGTGCTGATATGAAAACCAATTGGTTAATGCTTGTATCTGTAACATATGTGTTGTTTTCAAATGGTTAAGTTAACGCTGCAGACCTACAGGCTTATGAAACCGTTCAAACCCCCTTTTGGATACATTTAAGTACACACTGCTGAGCAAAGAACAAGGCTGTTTGGTATAGTTTCTGAAAGGTTAGGAAGTTTTGTTGgtggatgtttttttttcttccgccTAACGGAAGTAATGTGATTTGAATGCACTTGCACTCACCCTCTGCTCAGCTGCACTTCTGCGGCTCTTGGAGGTGAGCTCCAGGACAGCCAGCAGTGCTCCCAGACCCAGGCCCAGGGAAAGAATCAGAAACATCCCCTTGAGGCTGTGTGGCTGCACAGCTGACGACTTGGCCTTGTCTGCGATGCAGCTGCTGGCCCACCACTTGCTCCGCAGGTAAGCCAGCTCCCCTTCCTCGCTCAGCTGTAGGATTGCCACACTGAGGTTCTTTATGATGGGTGAGCCTTGAGGAAATGTATAGGTTTATTGTTAATTATACAATTTTAATTATTAATTCTTTCAAATGTCATTTTCTATTAGTTTTATAATATGCTTAAGCTCACCAAGGCTGGCAGCAATGCTGTATCCTCTCATTCCAACCACTTCATGAACTCTGACTAGCTCACAGTGACGTGCTACTGCCAAGTCCAAAGAAACAGACTCTCCAATAAAGGCAAAGTTTCCTTCTCTTGCACGCCAGACCCCTTCGTCCAAAGACGAGACAAAACTCTTGGTTTTCTCCATGTGTTCAAAGATTCTGCGGTACACTGGATTGTTTGAATTCTGCATGAATGAAAAAACTGAATAAGAGAAACAGCAGAGAAACAGGGGATTCATAAATAATCCAATGTCTGTAGTCTACCTCGAAGAAGGCAAGGGTGGAGGAGCCACCCAGACAGCCATACTCGATCGTGTCCTGATTGGCCAAGTCTTCAAACCCTTTCACTGTGAGGTGAGTGGATTCAGAGGTCTTAGTGGAGCTGAGGTTAGAGAAATAACATGCCAGGAGGACGATGGTGAATAACCACCAGCTGCAGCAGATGACACGTCCTGAAAGAGCTTTGGGGTGAGGGCCAGCACCTGACAAAAACATTTGAAAGCAAGGAGGGAGATCATTTTATAGAACACAAACAATAAGTACATATATTGTTGTCCATCTCAATTTGGGGGGATACAATTGTACAATACAATGTGTCACCTTGTAGAGTCAGAGCTCCAGCTGTGTACCACAGGCTGTGGAGGAGGCTGAATCTGTTCTTCTCACTCTGAGGCTGACTCCACTCACATGGGCTGAGTCTGCATTTGcataaaaacattacttattaaTTCGATCGCACTCAAAGGAATTCCACTGCCAGCAGAAATGTGAAAATATCCACAGACAAGATATTCAAATCCACATCACATCGATACAAATCCACTAATAAATCATTAATATCACTGTTTTAATAGATTATATTTGAATCACTAACCTGGCAGCTAAAAAGATGCAAGCAGCGGTCCCGAGGTAGGCGATGAGTATGCCGACCCAAGTCTTGGCTGTAAAGGGAGACAGGAAATCAAAGAGGCCCGGTCCCTCTGAGATATCCTTCCTCAGAAGGATGCTGATTCCTGTCTGCATGAATGGTTTGGTCATCCCCACCACTTTCTCCCGGGCTGCAGTGAGTGTCAGCGGAGCAATAGCGAGGTCCGCCTCCTGTAGAGAACGCATAAATACTTACTGTTAATTTATAGAAACTGCTTAAGAGACTTTAATGCACCAGCAACCCTGCTGATAAAGTTCACAAATTCACTGATTTTGAATGTATCCGTTGTGAGTCACAGACACCAGCATTCTAAATCATTCTAAATCCAGCAGAGAGCATGGCTGCCCTTTGACCTTTCCAAATGTCAGTGTTGATGCATGCACTCACCCCTCTCACCACCTCTCCAATCATCCCATTCCAGTTCCCGCTCTCATCCTGTCTGCCGTATGCAGAATCCTTCACCAGGTGCACCTTGTACTTGAGGCCCAGTTTCTTGGCTACTTCAGAGAGCAGGTCCATGCAAAAGCCTTCCAGTTGTGAGCCTTTGGACACTGCATATGGCTCTtgctataaaataaaatacatcgaAAGACAATCAGTGACGTGTTGCATCTTAAATAGTTTACATTTCATGgaggttaaaataaaaatacctttATGGTTGTAATTCTCAGCTCTGATTGCACTGGTGTTGAGGGTGAAAAGTAAGAAACATGTCAGTACAAAAAGTCTTCCACATAAGCATGTTAATCTTTTCTATGAAAGCTTGGAAATGAGACAAGATATGAGGGGGAATAAACCCATTGGTTCTCAACATATAATCTGAGGAGTCACAAGATGAGTAAAGGGATAAGAAAGAAAAAAGTATTTCTTCAGGCATCCTTTAAATCAAGATGAAAAAAGTGACCCTTTGATTGAATTTCAAACTCTGATGGGGTAACAATTACATGCTGTTCCAATTTAAGGGGGTCATATGCGAGCATGGGAACCATTGGAATAAATACTGTAGATACATATTGTTATCTGGAAAGGTTGATCACAGCTAAATATGGAAAGATCAGAGGTCTCTTTTGTGCATTGGCCATCTTTAGACTTGACTGTAACATGCAGAGATGTCTGAGATTAACATTGGGTGACCATGTTTTGACCTTCTTGTCACAACTGTTTTCCGGTATCCTAGAAATCTGGCCTCTCTCCTCTTTTGAAAACGGTTTGAACACCACAATCTGTTTAGAGCATTGTTTTAATTCAAAGACTCTCAATGCCATGGCACTGTGAGATGGGACGGAAGTCAAAGAGTATCAAAAGCCCTCGATTCAGGCCAAGGCCTCGGGGATCCATCGCCACAGGGTGATCCTGacaaccatcagatcctccttttcAAAAGATGACACGTATACAAGCTCTTCAAGACGTTTTGGCCACTCAGAAACACAAGGCCTTTGTTTGCTCCATAGAGTTAATTTATTACCGTTTTTTGTGAGAGTGACAACTGGCTCGCTTCCCTTTCTGTTTTTCAAGAAGAGTTGGACAGGATGTGTTGCTACACTTTGATATTGATCCGAGCTGGCTGTTTATGTATTTATGTCTCCTCAAGCCTGAGAAATTTCTACCAAATCCAGCAGTGAAAACATGAGGAATTTGGCAGGGGATAAAAAGAAAGCTGTCATCACACTGAATAACAAAATACAGTGACCGGGTCAAACTTTGAAATATTGGTGAAAAGGGACAAACCTAAGTTTTCCAATGTTGTCAATCCAGCCAACTTGTATAACCAAAAGCCCATTTAGTCAATTTCAACATGGTTCAAGGTTAAAAACGTATTTGTTTTTATCTTACAAGCCGTGTTAAAtatttaattataattatttCTGCCTAAGTAAAACCAgtggtaaaaaataaataaagttccTTACCTGCAGTGCACACTCCCAAGTCCAGGAAAAACCCAACAGACAATACACAGAAGCCAAACAGCATCCTGATTCTCTTGATTTGCATCCTAGAAGatataaaagaaaaatagtgGTTGGTTCACAACCTTTCTTGATAAAAATGCAAAGATGTGACTTAAATCAAGACACCAAATAGTGCCACCAACAATCATTAAGGAGAGAATATGATGGATGTTAGTACCTGAGATGAGTCCAAGATGTGGCTTCTG from Pseudochaenichthys georgianus chromosome 5, fPseGeo1.2, whole genome shotgun sequence harbors:
- the plch2b gene encoding 1-phosphatidylinositol 4,5-bisphosphate phosphodiesterase eta-2, whose translation is MALLSPGPSGTPPRSPLSPKKSTFQSLGSLTSGVMSPSLSKGSSYQARKASIALNSSNQSIMTSSKLWQKASISRLAEEFFWIGGSVVAQPTWRLGQMVERCMCTMQIGTQMTKMKGKKKGLVRFFYLDEHKSCIRWRPSRKHDKAKITIDSIHEVCEGKKSEMFRRYADNRFDPNYCFSIYYGERVKSLDLVSNNAEEARTWITGLKYLMAGISDEDSFTRRQRTRDQWLQQTFSEADKNGDGTLSIGEVHQLLHKLNVNLPKEKVRQMFQEADTDENQGSLGFEEFCAFYKMISTRRDLYLIMISYSNQKEVLDLHDLARFLENEQKMRGLPKEYLVDIVTQFEPCPENLQRTVLGIDGFTNFMRSPAGDIFNPEHNQVNQDMTQPLTNYFIATSHNTYLTGDQLLSQSRVEMYAYVLQAGCRCVEVDCWDGPDGEPIIHHGYTLTSKIPFKEVIETINKYAFTKSPYPVILSIENHCTVPQQKKMAEYLKEVLQDKLDLSGVNVHESKRLPSPEILKGKVLVKGKKLPANLDPSAEEGDVSDEDTGDEEEEEEEDDDDDDDNSQDGSIVNPTDQRKKKRRFDKSIIASFKRKRKKRLRVKNKTIPGGESDHSKEKAQIVYHPKKRKTMRLSRHLSDLVKYTKSVRVHDIETQAFENSWQVSSLNETVMNQILQLKAAELVRFNQRQLIRVYPSNYRVDSSNFNPQLYWNAGCHMVALNYQTEGRMLDLNRAKFSSNGNCGYILRPKVMCKGAFNPMLESPLQGTRKIQLVLKIISGQQIPKPKDSMFGDRGEIIDPYVEVEIVGINVDCSKQQTKVVDDNGFNPMWEETLVYNVKMPQIALVRFHVWDHNPLGREFIGQRTVALRSLMPGYRHVNLEGMAESSIFVHVAVNDMSLKMKPGNAVHAARKHIQKAAQKHMKGPQKQPSLDSSVQSSEDGRGLFFRKDLDTISQDSRNGEIFPLFQGPTAKTAILKGAMSEPLRRAHRVKIHEPSGTRRGIFSRVSSTDSYYTGAAPCAKEDSFDLETSPQASCEVPDSQNSIQEEWENELAEPPESHCAEQETVQRLEPKHPEQFEELPTGPDPDKFIAIKPKQPTDTQR
- the LOC117446135 gene encoding glutamate receptor U1: MQIKRIRMLFGFCVLSVGFFLDLGVCTAVQSELRITTIKQEPYAVSKGSQLEGFCMDLLSEVAKKLGLKYKVHLVKDSAYGRQDESGNWNGMIGEVVRGEADLAIAPLTLTAAREKVVGMTKPFMQTGISILLRKDISEGPGLFDFLSPFTAKTWVGILIAYLGTAACIFLAARLSPCEWSQPQSEKNRFSLLHSLWYTAGALTLQGAGPHPKALSGRVICCSWWLFTIVLLACYFSNLSSTKTSESTHLTVKGFEDLANQDTIEYGCLGGSSTLAFFENSNNPVYRRIFEHMEKTKSFVSSLDEGVWRAREGNFAFIGESVSLDLAVARHCELVRVHEVVGMRGYSIAASLGSPIIKNLSVAILQLSEEGELAYLRSKWWASSCIADKAKSSAVQPHSLKGMFLILSLGLGLGALLAVLELTSKSRRSAAEQRKSCCTMLTEELTLRLRTNNANKPQENVVIDKEKA